The following coding sequences lie in one Musa acuminata AAA Group cultivar baxijiao chromosome BXJ1-8, Cavendish_Baxijiao_AAA, whole genome shotgun sequence genomic window:
- the LOC135587266 gene encoding probable glucan endo-1,3-beta-glucosidase A6 isoform X2, translating to MAVKGGSFTRLGVNYGTLGDDLPSAARSVALLQSLGAGAVKIYDANPAILCALAGTGLRVSIMVPNEIVPSLGANASLADAWVADNLAPFYPAVRVRYVLVGNEILSDASLANSTWPFLVSAMANIHRALRARSVCDVKVGTTLAMDALATAFPPSAGAFRADIAGPVMRPLLDFLSRTRSYYFVDAYPYLAWASNPSSIRLDYALFAANSSLSYIDPGSNLTYTNLLDQMFDAVVAAMRRLGFGGVPIAVAETGWPNAGDLDQIGANVHNAATYNRNLARRMAVRPAAGTPARPGAAMPVFVFSLYNEDRKPGPGTERHWGLLYPDGKQVYEVDLSGRRPLESYPPLPPPENDVPYMGKIWCVLDAEGKAAANPTAVGAALAYACGQGTGTCDAIRPGGPCHQPNTLATHASYAFNSYWQQFRQAGGTCYFDGLAVQTKADPSYGSCKYPSLTK from the exons ATGGCAGTCAAAGGTGGGAGCTTTACGAGGCTGGGCGTTAACTATGGCACCCTGGGTGACGACCTCCCCTCCGCCGCCCGTTCCGTTGCCCTCCTCCAGTCTCTTGGCGCCGGCGCCGTGAAGATCTACGACGCGAACCCGGCCATCCTCTGCGCCCTTGCCGGCACTGGCCTTCGCGTCTCAATCATGGTGCCCAACGAGATCGTCCCCTCCCTGGGCGCTAACGCTTCGCTCGCCGACGCTTGGGTGGCCGACAACCTCGCGCCCTTCTACCCTGCCGTCCGCGTCCGATACGTCCTCGTTGGCAACGAGATCCTTTCCGACGCCTCTCTCGCCAACTCCACCTGGCCCTTCCTCGTCTCCGCCATGGCCAACATCCACCGCGCCCTCCGCGCCCGCTCCGTCTGCGACGTGAAGGTCGGCACGACCCTCGCCATGGACGCCCTCGCGACCGCCTTCCCGCCCTCTGCTGGCGCCTTCCGCGCCGACATCGCCGGGCCTGTGATGCGCCCCCTCCTCGACTTCCTCAGCAGGACTCGCTCCTACTACTTCGTCGACGCATACCCGTACCTCGCCTGGGCCTCGAACCCGTCCTCCATCCGCCTCGACTACGCCCTCTTCGCCGCCAACTCGTCCTTGAGCTACATCGATCCGGGGAGCAACCTGACCTACACCAATCTGTTGGACCAGATGTTCGACGCGGTGGTGGCGGCGATGCGCCGGCTAGGGTTCGGAGGCGTCCCGATCGCCGTGGCGGAGACGGGTTGGCCGAACGCCGGAGACCTGGACCAGATCGGGGCTAACGTCCACAATGCGGCCACCTACAACCGGAACCTCGCCCGGCGGATGGCGGTGCGGCCGGCGGCGGGGACGCCGGCGCGGCCGGGAGCAGCGATGCCGGTGTTCGTCTTCTCGCTGTACAACGAGGACCGGAAGCCGGGGCCAGGGACGGAGCGTCACTGGGGCCTGCTGTACCCCGACGGGAAGCAGGTGTACGAGGTGGACCTCAGCGGGCGGCGGCCGTTGGAGTCGTACCCACCGCTTCCGCCGCCGGAGAACGACGTGCCGTACATGGGGAAGATCTGGTGCGTGTTAGACGCCGAGGGAAAGGCGGCGGCGAACCCGACGGCGGTGGGGGCGGCGCTGGCGTACGCGTGCGGGCAGGGAACCGGCACGTGCGACGCCATCCGGCCGGGCGGCCCGTGCCACCAGCCCAACACGCTGGCGACGCACGCGAGCTACGCGTTCAACTCGTACTGGCAACAGTTTCGGCAGGCGGGCGGGACGTGCTACTTCGACGGGCTCGCCGTGCAGACCAAGGCCGACCCGA GTTATGGATCTTGCAAATACCCAAGTTTGACAAAGTAA
- the LOC135587266 gene encoding probable glucan endo-1,3-beta-glucosidase A6 isoform X1, giving the protein MILLLLLLLLCFSSPPVKGGSFTRLGVNYGTLGDDLPSAARSVALLQSLGAGAVKIYDANPAILCALAGTGLRVSIMVPNEIVPSLGANASLADAWVADNLAPFYPAVRVRYVLVGNEILSDASLANSTWPFLVSAMANIHRALRARSVCDVKVGTTLAMDALATAFPPSAGAFRADIAGPVMRPLLDFLSRTRSYYFVDAYPYLAWASNPSSIRLDYALFAANSSLSYIDPGSNLTYTNLLDQMFDAVVAAMRRLGFGGVPIAVAETGWPNAGDLDQIGANVHNAATYNRNLARRMAVRPAAGTPARPGAAMPVFVFSLYNEDRKPGPGTERHWGLLYPDGKQVYEVDLSGRRPLESYPPLPPPENDVPYMGKIWCVLDAEGKAAANPTAVGAALAYACGQGTGTCDAIRPGGPCHQPNTLATHASYAFNSYWQQFRQAGGTCYFDGLAVQTKADPSYGSCKYPSLTK; this is encoded by the exons ATgatcctccttctccttctcctcttgcTCTGCTTCTCCTCTCCCCCGG TCAAAGGTGGGAGCTTTACGAGGCTGGGCGTTAACTATGGCACCCTGGGTGACGACCTCCCCTCCGCCGCCCGTTCCGTTGCCCTCCTCCAGTCTCTTGGCGCCGGCGCCGTGAAGATCTACGACGCGAACCCGGCCATCCTCTGCGCCCTTGCCGGCACTGGCCTTCGCGTCTCAATCATGGTGCCCAACGAGATCGTCCCCTCCCTGGGCGCTAACGCTTCGCTCGCCGACGCTTGGGTGGCCGACAACCTCGCGCCCTTCTACCCTGCCGTCCGCGTCCGATACGTCCTCGTTGGCAACGAGATCCTTTCCGACGCCTCTCTCGCCAACTCCACCTGGCCCTTCCTCGTCTCCGCCATGGCCAACATCCACCGCGCCCTCCGCGCCCGCTCCGTCTGCGACGTGAAGGTCGGCACGACCCTCGCCATGGACGCCCTCGCGACCGCCTTCCCGCCCTCTGCTGGCGCCTTCCGCGCCGACATCGCCGGGCCTGTGATGCGCCCCCTCCTCGACTTCCTCAGCAGGACTCGCTCCTACTACTTCGTCGACGCATACCCGTACCTCGCCTGGGCCTCGAACCCGTCCTCCATCCGCCTCGACTACGCCCTCTTCGCCGCCAACTCGTCCTTGAGCTACATCGATCCGGGGAGCAACCTGACCTACACCAATCTGTTGGACCAGATGTTCGACGCGGTGGTGGCGGCGATGCGCCGGCTAGGGTTCGGAGGCGTCCCGATCGCCGTGGCGGAGACGGGTTGGCCGAACGCCGGAGACCTGGACCAGATCGGGGCTAACGTCCACAATGCGGCCACCTACAACCGGAACCTCGCCCGGCGGATGGCGGTGCGGCCGGCGGCGGGGACGCCGGCGCGGCCGGGAGCAGCGATGCCGGTGTTCGTCTTCTCGCTGTACAACGAGGACCGGAAGCCGGGGCCAGGGACGGAGCGTCACTGGGGCCTGCTGTACCCCGACGGGAAGCAGGTGTACGAGGTGGACCTCAGCGGGCGGCGGCCGTTGGAGTCGTACCCACCGCTTCCGCCGCCGGAGAACGACGTGCCGTACATGGGGAAGATCTGGTGCGTGTTAGACGCCGAGGGAAAGGCGGCGGCGAACCCGACGGCGGTGGGGGCGGCGCTGGCGTACGCGTGCGGGCAGGGAACCGGCACGTGCGACGCCATCCGGCCGGGCGGCCCGTGCCACCAGCCCAACACGCTGGCGACGCACGCGAGCTACGCGTTCAACTCGTACTGGCAACAGTTTCGGCAGGCGGGCGGGACGTGCTACTTCGACGGGCTCGCCGTGCAGACCAAGGCCGACCCGA GTTATGGATCTTGCAAATACCCAAGTTTGACAAAGTAA
- the LOC135587265 gene encoding UDP-glucuronate 4-epimerase 6-like, with product MASPPDTSKASKLERYNSYLRRRVSSAKLIAASSYILFRATLLAALLLIFLFLLHSPPLLFSGSHYYSSPHSNHRSLLSSSSAAWEQDVRRSATPRRADGLSVLVTGAAGFVGTHCSLALKRRGDGVVGVDNFNAYYDPALKRSRQALLARHGVLVLDADINNVALLAKLFDVVPFSHVLHLAAQAGVRYATRNPQSYVASNVAGLVSLFETAAKHADPQPSIVWASSSSVYGLNTEAPFSELHRTDRPASLYAATKKAGEAIAHTYNHIYGLSITGLRFFTVYGPWGRPDMAYFSFTKSILSGKPITLFRMPDGTAVQRDFTFIEDVVKGCLGALDTAKKSTGVAGGGKKRGPAQLRIYNLGNTSPVPVAKMVSILEDLLRKKAKKNVVTLPQNGDVPFTHANVSLAERDFGYRPTTDLATGLKKFVKWYVEYYGVETTKRINRKRKIAGEEEEGAAASA from the coding sequence ATGGCTTCTCCGCCGGACACAAGCAAGGCGTCCAAGCTGGAGCGCTACAACAGCTACCTACGCCGCCGGGTCAGCAGCGCCAAGCTCATCGCTGCCTCATCCTACATCCTCTTCCGCGCCACCCTCCTTGCTGCTCTTCTCcttatcttcctcttcctcctccacagCCCACCTCTCCTCTTCTCCGGCTCCCACTACTACTCCTCCCCTCACTCGAACCACCGCAGCCTCCTCTCCTCGTCCTCTGCCGCCTGGGAGCAGGACGTCCGCCGCTCTGCCACTCCACGCCGAGCCGACGGCCTCTCCGTCCTTGTCACCGGCGCTGCCGGCTTCGTCGGCACCCACTGCTCGCTCGCGCTGAAGCGGCGTGGCGATGGCGTGGTCGGCGTCGATAACTTCAACGCCTACTACGATCCCGCCCTCAAGCGCTCCCGCCAGGCCCTCCTTGCCCGCCACGGCGTGCTCGTCCTTGACGCCGACATCAACAACGTCGCCCTCCTCGCCAAGCTGTTCGACGTCGTCCCCTTCTCCCACGTCCTCCACCTGGCTGCCCAGGCCGGCGTCCGCTACGCCACACGCAATCCCCAGTCGTACGTGGCCTCCAACGTCGCCGGCCTCGTCTCTCTCTTCGAGACCGCCGCCAAGCACGCCGACCCCCAGCCCTCGATCGTGTGGGCGTCTTCCTCCTCTGTCTATGGCCTCAACACCGAGGCCCCCTTCTCCGAGCTCCACCGGACCGATCGCCCCGCCTCCCTCTACGCCGCCACCAAGAAGGCTGGCGAAGCCATCGCCCATACCTACAACCACATCTATGGCCTCTCCATCACCGGCCTCCGCTTCTTCACCGTCTACGGCCCCTGGGGCCGCCCCGACATGGCCTACTTCTCCTTCACCAAGAGCATCCTCTCCGGTAAGCCCATCACCCTCTTCCGGATGCCCGACGGCACCGCCGTGCAGCGCGACTTCACATTCATCGAGGACGTCGTCAAGGGCTGCCTCGGCGCCCTCGACACCGCCAAGAAGAGCACGGGCGTCGCCGGCGGCGGCAAGAAGCGGGGCCCCGCGCAACTGCGGATATACAACCTCGGCAACACGTCCCCTGTTCCAGTGGCCAAGATGGTAAGCATCTTGGAGGACCTGCTACGGAAGAAAGCCAAGAAGAACGTCGTCACGTTGCCGCAGAACGGCGACGTGCCCTTCACGCACGCCAACGTCAGCTTGGCGGAGAGGGACTTCGGGTATCGGCCGACCACCGACCTCGCCACCGGGCTGAAGAAGTTCGTGAAGTGGTACGTCGAGTACTACGGTGTGGAGACCACCAAGAGGATCAACAGGAAGCGCAAGATCgccggagaggaggaggagggagcggCAGCGTCGGCCTGA